A part of Aquibium oceanicum genomic DNA contains:
- a CDS encoding ABC transporter substrate-binding protein, translated as MSVAFRKLIAAAVAGVAVIAASAASAEDVKLGFLGGFTGPIETLVPPIHDAAALAVKHVNDQGGILGGQLSMVQADSTCIDATAASNAADRLVNAENVTALVGPLCSGETIAAANSAAIPGNVVIVSPAATSPALSTIEDNDLLFRTTPSDAYSGEVLAKLLKDKGHDNIAVTYVNNDYGKGFAEALQSSFEALGGTVAANEAHEDGKADYRAEIGSLASSGAQMLVILAYVDGSGQTIVRQALESGDFSQFAGGDGMIGDSLVTAIGEGKLDGFIGTKIGRSETPGTGMYAELAKEGGLDPNASFGPQAYDAAFLLALAIEKNGSADREGVSAALREVATAPGETIFPGEWEKAKKLIAEGTDVNYEGASGSHEFDEAGDVPGVIIEMVVEGPGFKEVGQVQ; from the coding sequence ATGAGTGTTGCGTTTCGCAAACTGATCGCCGCAGCCGTGGCGGGCGTCGCGGTGATCGCGGCAAGCGCGGCGAGCGCCGAAGATGTGAAACTGGGATTCCTGGGCGGCTTCACCGGTCCGATCGAGACCCTCGTGCCGCCGATCCACGATGCCGCCGCGCTGGCTGTCAAGCACGTCAACGACCAGGGCGGCATCCTCGGGGGCCAGTTGTCCATGGTCCAAGCCGACTCGACCTGCATCGACGCCACCGCCGCCTCGAATGCCGCCGACCGCCTGGTGAACGCCGAGAACGTCACCGCGCTCGTCGGTCCGCTGTGCTCGGGCGAGACCATCGCCGCAGCCAACAGCGCAGCGATCCCCGGCAACGTTGTCATCGTGTCGCCGGCCGCCACCTCGCCGGCCCTCTCGACGATCGAGGACAACGACCTGCTTTTCCGCACGACGCCCTCGGACGCGTATTCGGGCGAGGTGCTTGCCAAGCTGCTCAAGGACAAGGGCCACGACAACATCGCCGTCACCTACGTCAACAACGACTACGGCAAGGGATTTGCCGAAGCGCTGCAATCGTCCTTCGAGGCGCTCGGTGGCACCGTGGCCGCCAACGAGGCGCACGAGGACGGCAAGGCCGACTATCGCGCCGAGATCGGTTCGCTCGCCTCGTCTGGCGCCCAGATGCTGGTCATCCTCGCTTATGTCGACGGCTCGGGCCAGACGATCGTGCGCCAGGCCCTGGAGAGCGGCGACTTCTCGCAGTTCGCCGGCGGCGACGGCATGATTGGCGATTCGCTGGTGACGGCCATCGGTGAAGGCAAGCTCGACGGCTTCATCGGCACCAAGATCGGCCGTTCGGAGACCCCGGGCACCGGGATGTATGCCGAACTCGCCAAGGAAGGCGGTCTCGACCCGAACGCGTCGTTCGGCCCGCAGGCCTATGACGCGGCTTTCCTGCTGGCGCTGGCCATCGAGAAGAACGGCTCGGCCGACCGCGAGGGCGTGAGCGCGGCGCTGCGCGAAGTCGCCACCGCACCGGGCGAGACCATCTTCCCGGGCGAATGGGAGAAGGCCAAGAAGCTGATCGCCGAGGGCACCGACGTCAACTACGAGGGCGCCTCCGGCAGCCACGAGTTCGACGAGGCTGGCGACGTGCCGGGCGTCATCATCGAGATGGTCGTCGAGGGTCCCGGCTTCAAGGAAGTGGGCCAGGTCCAGTAG